A DNA window from Desulfonauticus submarinus contains the following coding sequences:
- the dnaA gene encoding chromosomal replication initiator protein DnaA, with translation MMSTWQRIQNILEKCLGEGIFKVWIKPLKAEIDGSKLTLTARNDFMASWVREKLFNAIREAAFEVLGEPPIIEIKVAKTKKHKVPFLSDLSEHDEREMALPILPKIEGKGIFRYSFQDFVVGPCNELAFLAARTFCQSCISSDQLFLCSSPGLGKTHLVQSMGLELLKKSNKSRVKVAYLTAEEFASQLVLAIKARQVEQFKARFREQIDILLIEDIHFFQNKEKLQDEFLCTIKSLTTQGKKVVFSSMFLPKELNGVDSQLVSRLCQGFMAVINKPDMGTILRIIDHKSKKMQVSIPKDVGEYIASRVQSDIRQLESCINNLVLKAKLLKERINLELARDVLKHYALEKETVIDLEYILKNVARIYDLPIEALLSKSRKKNYVWARNTAYYLARKYTDLSLEEIGRRFNRRHSTVLKGIAKVEQELNRQTPLGRQIEKTLERITSI, from the coding sequence ATGATGAGCACATGGCAACGAATTCAAAATATTTTGGAAAAATGTCTTGGAGAAGGGATTTTTAAGGTTTGGATTAAACCCTTAAAGGCAGAAATTGATGGTTCTAAGCTTACTTTAACCGCTCGTAATGACTTTATGGCTTCTTGGGTAAGAGAAAAGTTGTTTAATGCAATTCGAGAGGCTGCCTTTGAGGTTTTAGGAGAACCTCCAATTATAGAGATTAAAGTAGCTAAGACTAAAAAGCATAAAGTTCCTTTTTTAAGTGATTTGAGTGAACATGATGAGCGCGAGATGGCTTTACCTATTTTACCCAAAATAGAGGGTAAGGGTATTTTTCGTTATTCATTTCAGGATTTTGTGGTCGGTCCTTGTAATGAGTTGGCTTTTTTAGCAGCAAGAACTTTTTGTCAATCATGTATTTCTTCTGATCAGCTGTTTTTATGTTCGTCTCCAGGATTGGGAAAAACTCACTTAGTGCAGTCAATGGGACTGGAGCTTTTGAAAAAATCTAATAAGAGCAGAGTAAAGGTTGCTTATTTAACTGCAGAGGAGTTTGCTTCTCAATTAGTATTAGCTATTAAAGCGAGACAGGTTGAACAATTTAAAGCAAGGTTTAGAGAACAGATAGATATTTTATTGATAGAAGATATTCACTTTTTTCAAAATAAGGAAAAATTACAAGATGAGTTTTTATGCACTATTAAGTCTTTAACAACTCAGGGCAAGAAAGTTGTATTTTCTAGTATGTTTTTGCCAAAAGAATTAAATGGAGTTGACTCTCAGCTTGTTTCTAGATTGTGTCAGGGATTTATGGCTGTAATTAATAAACCAGATATGGGTACAATTTTGAGAATAATAGATCATAAATCTAAAAAGATGCAGGTTAGTATCCCAAAAGATGTTGGAGAGTATATAGCTAGTAGAGTGCAAAGTGATATAAGACAATTAGAAAGCTGTATTAATAATTTAGTTTTAAAAGCTAAATTATTAAAAGAAAGGATTAATTTAGAATTAGCAAGGGATGTTCTAAAACATTATGCATTAGAAAAAGAGACAGTGATAGACCTGGAATATATATTAAAGAATGTGGCCAGAATTTATGACCTTCCCATAGAAGCATTGCTATCAAAAAGTAGAAAGAAAAATTATGTTTGGGCAAGAAATACTGCTTATTACTTGGCCAGGAAATATACAGACTTGAGTTTAGAAGAAATTGGTCGCCGATTTAATCGAAGACATTCTACTGTCTTAAAAGGTATTGCTAAAGTAGAACAAGAATTAAATAGACAAACTCCTTTGGGAAGGCAAATAGAAAAGACATTGGAGAGAATCACAAGCATTTAA
- a CDS encoding aminoglycoside phosphotransferase family protein, whose translation MKEIDLQSLENYLQQAFGEQAKLTGIGEIGSLEEQGMKDFGYGKPLLVHFELNGKPNSFVLSTMKGDKYGHQFYWDRAAILMFQYDCAARMDKHVKPMGLGYIDSRGRLIPVKEPKEFFLLTEKVEGHDYFLDLERMRKGDVREEDFSLAKEFARWLAKVHSVKKKDEDLYLRRIRDLIGHSECIWGLIDAYPYPYEHFTPEEFQKLEKRLIDWRWKFRKFTHRLSAVHGDFHPWNVLVRDNLDFSVLDRSRGEWGEPADDVATMSCNYLLFGLYDQPKLSGPFEKLYLTFWEEYLSITNDKEILKLIAPFYVFRGLVIASPEWYPNHPVEVRKGLFRFIQNVLEDENFDYMKINKYME comes from the coding sequence ATGAAAGAGATAGATCTTCAATCTTTAGAGAATTATTTACAGCAGGCTTTTGGAGAACAAGCTAAACTTACAGGTATAGGAGAGATTGGTTCCCTAGAAGAACAGGGAATGAAGGATTTTGGCTATGGCAAACCTTTATTAGTACATTTTGAATTGAATGGTAAACCTAATTCCTTTGTACTTTCTACTATGAAGGGAGATAAGTATGGGCATCAATTTTATTGGGATAGAGCTGCAATTTTAATGTTTCAGTATGACTGTGCTGCTCGTATGGATAAACATGTAAAACCAATGGGGTTAGGTTATATTGATAGTAGAGGAAGACTTATTCCTGTTAAGGAACCTAAAGAGTTTTTTCTCTTAACAGAGAAAGTAGAAGGACATGATTATTTTCTTGATCTAGAGCGAATGCGTAAAGGAGATGTTAGAGAAGAGGACTTTTCTTTAGCCAAAGAGTTTGCTCGCTGGCTTGCTAAAGTGCATTCTGTAAAAAAGAAAGATGAAGATTTATACTTAAGAAGAATTAGGGATCTTATTGGACATTCAGAATGTATCTGGGGCCTTATTGATGCCTACCCTTATCCTTATGAGCATTTTACTCCAGAGGAATTTCAGAAATTGGAAAAAAGACTTATTGATTGGAGATGGAAGTTTAGAAAATTTACTCATCGTTTGAGTGCTGTGCATGGTGATTTTCATCCTTGGAATGTGTTAGTACGTGATAATCTCGATTTTAGTGTGTTAGATAGGAGTAGAGGTGAATGGGGAGAGCCTGCAGATGATGTTGCCACTATGAGTTGTAATTATTTATTGTTTGGACTTTATGACCAGCCTAAACTTTCTGGACCTTTTGAGAAGTTATATTTAACTTTTTGGGAAGAGTATTTATCCATTACTAATGATAAAGAAATATTAAAACTTATTGCTCCTTTTTATGTTTTTAGAGGATTAGTAATTGCCTCTCCTGAATGGTATCCTAATCATCCCGTAGAGGTTAGAAAGGGGCTTTTTAGGTTTATTCAAAACGTATTAGAAGATGAGAATTTTGATTATATGAAGATTAATAAATATATGGAGTAA
- the cutA gene encoding divalent-cation tolerance protein CutA: MTECILGYITTPNIEEAKQIAKELLLDKLIACANIYPKVYSLFWWKGEIDKSEETILIVKSKRNLKQKIVEKVCSMHSYECPCIIFLPIEDGAKPFLDWIISEVN, from the coding sequence ATGACAGAGTGCATTTTAGGGTATATTACTACACCCAATATAGAAGAGGCAAAACAAATTGCTAAAGAATTACTTTTAGATAAATTAATTGCTTGTGCTAATATTTATCCTAAAGTTTATTCTTTATTTTGGTGGAAAGGAGAAATAGATAAATCTGAAGAGACTATTTTAATAGTCAAGAGTAAGAGGAACTTAAAGCAAAAAATAGTAGAAAAGGTTTGCAGTATGCACTCTTATGAGTGTCCGTGCATTATTTTTTTACCTATAGAAGATGGTGCTAAACCTTTTTTAGATTGGATTATTAGTGAAGTGAACTAA
- a CDS encoding bifunctional nuclease family protein → MFVEMKVFGLALDETTKMPLIILKDKEEKYVLPIWIGALEAMSISIPLNDVKMPRPLTHDLFLNTIKEMGGVLEEIQITELKESTYFAKLIIKKGENCLSIDSRPSDAIALALRAKVRIMVKEDILLEVKHLVEENRQEVLKDEESKKWSEILAKYDLDLTKYKM, encoded by the coding sequence ATGTTTGTAGAAATGAAGGTATTTGGATTAGCTTTAGATGAAACTACTAAAATGCCACTTATTATTTTAAAAGATAAAGAAGAAAAATATGTTTTGCCTATATGGATTGGAGCACTAGAGGCAATGTCTATTTCTATTCCTTTAAATGATGTAAAAATGCCAAGGCCTCTTACTCATGATTTGTTTTTAAATACAATTAAAGAAATGGGAGGAGTTTTAGAAGAAATTCAAATTACAGAGCTTAAAGAATCTACGTATTTTGCTAAATTAATAATTAAAAAAGGAGAAAATTGTTTATCTATAGATAGTAGGCCTTCTGATGCCATTGCTCTAGCTCTTAGAGCAAAGGTGAGAATTATGGTCAAAGAAGATATTTTATTAGAAGTTAAGCATCTAGTGGAAGAAAATAGGCAAGAAGTTTTAAAAGATGAAGAGAGTAAAAAATGGTCTGAAATTTTAGCCAAATATGATTTGGATTTAACAAAATATAAAATGTAA
- a CDS encoding adenylyl-sulfate kinase, with protein MKGWIIWFVGLPGSGKSSLSKAAFKFLQKFCSQDIVYLEMDVKRKEYFPNPTYTKEERELAYKMFGDEGIDLAKQGKGVILDGAAYKLEFRDRVRRKFNPFAEIYIKCSLEIAMQREANRPEGKIMANLYAKALERKKTGKIFPGLGEVIGVDVDFEENPNADFILENDRLSLEEAEKEVIFFIKKWLERNNLQ; from the coding sequence ATGAAAGGGTGGATAATATGGTTTGTAGGACTGCCTGGAAGTGGTAAATCAAGTTTATCCAAGGCAGCTTTTAAGTTTTTACAAAAATTTTGTTCACAGGATATTGTATATTTAGAAATGGATGTTAAACGAAAAGAATATTTTCCTAATCCTACATACACTAAAGAAGAACGGGAGTTAGCCTATAAAATGTTTGGTGATGAAGGGATTGATTTGGCAAAGCAGGGAAAAGGAGTAATTTTGGATGGAGCTGCTTATAAACTGGAGTTTAGAGATAGGGTTAGGAGAAAGTTTAACCCTTTTGCAGAGATTTATATAAAATGCTCTTTAGAAATAGCCATGCAAAGAGAGGCTAATCGTCCTGAAGGTAAGATAATGGCAAACCTGTATGCTAAGGCTTTGGAAAGAAAAAAAACAGGTAAAATTTTTCCTGGTCTTGGAGAAGTGATAGGAGTGGATGTAGACTTTGAAGAAAATCCAAATGCAGATTTTATTTTAGAAAATGATAGATTAAGTCTTGAAGAAGCAGAAAAAGAGGTTATTTTTTTTATTAAAAAGTGGCTTGAGAGGAATAATCTACAATGA
- the miaB gene encoding tRNA (N6-isopentenyl adenosine(37)-C2)-methylthiotransferase MiaB: MKFSVITFGCQMNVADSNWLILSLQKRGFTLTLKEKEADFVLLNTCSVREKPEQKVYSEIGRFRKKWEQNPSFFVGVGGCVGQQIGEGFFERFPYVRLVFGTDGLYLVPDKIEELLNFPHKRISLLSFEDFYPEREKVFPEKADVSVFVNIMQGCDNFCAYCIVPFTRGRQKSRFKAEVLTECKTLVERGAKEITLLGQNVNSYGQDKYGDGTSFAQLLREVALIHGLKRLRFTTSHPKDLSLEVIRLFGELEVLCPHLHLPLQVGSDRILKIMGRKYTKKRYLDLIEKLRLARPDISFTTDLIVGFPGETEEDFKQTLEVLQIVEFENAYSFKYSDRPGTRAEKMENKVPEEVKQERLIRLQALQEKITQKKYKQVVGKEEEVLIETISKRQGGTNLHFRGRDLWNRVVNIESSRDIRRELVKVRITEAKKHSLVGEVR, translated from the coding sequence ATGAAGTTTAGTGTTATTACGTTTGGATGTCAGATGAATGTGGCAGATTCTAATTGGTTAATTTTAAGCTTGCAGAAACGGGGTTTTACTTTGACCTTAAAAGAGAAGGAAGCTGACTTTGTTTTGCTAAATACTTGTAGTGTAAGAGAAAAACCTGAACAAAAGGTTTATAGTGAAATAGGAAGGTTTAGAAAGAAATGGGAACAAAATCCTAGTTTTTTTGTAGGAGTAGGAGGATGTGTAGGACAACAGATAGGAGAAGGATTTTTTGAGCGTTTTCCTTATGTGCGTCTAGTTTTTGGTACAGACGGACTATATTTAGTTCCAGATAAGATTGAAGAACTATTAAATTTTCCTCACAAAAGAATTAGCTTACTTTCTTTTGAGGATTTTTATCCAGAGAGGGAAAAGGTATTTCCTGAAAAGGCTGATGTAAGTGTATTTGTAAATATTATGCAAGGTTGTGATAATTTCTGTGCTTATTGTATCGTTCCCTTTACTAGAGGAAGGCAAAAGTCTAGGTTTAAAGCTGAGGTTTTAACAGAATGCAAGACTTTAGTGGAACGAGGGGCAAAAGAGATTACGTTATTAGGTCAAAATGTAAATAGTTATGGCCAAGATAAGTATGGAGATGGAACTAGTTTTGCTCAACTTTTAAGAGAAGTCGCGTTAATTCATGGATTAAAAAGGCTTAGGTTTACTACTTCTCATCCAAAAGATTTATCTTTAGAGGTAATTAGACTATTTGGGGAATTAGAAGTATTGTGTCCTCATTTGCATTTACCACTGCAAGTTGGTTCAGATAGAATTTTAAAAATTATGGGACGGAAATATACTAAAAAAAGGTATCTTGATTTAATCGAGAAACTTAGGTTAGCGAGACCTGATATTTCTTTTACTACTGATTTGATTGTTGGTTTTCCAGGAGAAACAGAAGAAGATTTTAAACAAACTTTAGAAGTTTTGCAGATTGTTGAGTTTGAAAATGCTTATTCTTTTAAGTATTCTGATCGCCCTGGAACTAGAGCAGAGAAAATGGAGAACAAAGTTCCAGAAGAAGTTAAGCAAGAACGTTTGATAAGACTACAAGCCCTTCAAGAAAAAATTACGCAGAAAAAGTATAAACAAGTAGTAGGAAAAGAAGAAGAAGTTTTAATAGAAACAATAAGTAAACGCCAAGGTGGAACGAATCTTCATTTTCGTGGTCGAGATTTGTGGAACAGGGTCGTTAATATTGAGAGTTCTAGGGACATTAGAAGGGAACTAGTTAAAGTAAGGATAACTGAAGCTAAGAAACATTCCTTAGTGGGAGAGGTGAGATAA
- a CDS encoding UPF0280 family protein, producing the protein MNRYLSPIRNYRKHIKTKNELCFQVILEETDLFIVAEKKLELPILEYVSYLRKQIKTYIELHPEFLTSLIPLPLDSKAPLIVQNMLIAAQKFQVGPMAAVAGAIAEQVATKFVAHSPNLIVENGGDIYIYSQKSRTIGLLAHPNQNISLGLKLDASQFPCALCTSSGKIGHSLNFGQGDIVVVMAKSGADADAAATALSNLLKTKKDISPILKKAQELSPLGVKGLFLQLDETIGAWGELELITF; encoded by the coding sequence ATGAACAGATACTTATCTCCAATTAGAAACTACCGAAAACATATTAAAACTAAAAACGAGTTATGTTTCCAAGTAATTTTAGAAGAAACAGACTTATTTATAGTAGCTGAAAAAAAATTAGAACTACCAATATTAGAGTATGTATCTTACTTAAGAAAACAAATAAAAACCTATATTGAACTGCACCCAGAATTTCTCACTTCTCTTATTCCATTACCTTTAGACTCCAAAGCCCCTCTAATTGTACAAAATATGCTTATTGCTGCTCAAAAATTTCAAGTAGGACCAATGGCTGCTGTAGCTGGAGCTATTGCCGAACAGGTAGCTACAAAATTCGTAGCCCACTCTCCCAACCTTATTGTGGAAAACGGAGGAGATATTTACATCTATTCGCAAAAATCTAGAACAATTGGATTACTTGCCCACCCTAATCAAAATATTTCTCTTGGTCTTAAATTAGATGCTTCTCAATTTCCTTGTGCCCTTTGCACTTCTTCGGGCAAAATAGGTCATTCTCTTAATTTCGGACAAGGAGATATTGTAGTAGTTATGGCCAAATCAGGAGCAGATGCGGATGCTGCAGCAACAGCATTAAGCAATCTTCTAAAAACTAAAAAAGACATATCTCCCATTTTAAAAAAAGCACAAGAGTTATCTCCTCTTGGAGTAAAAGGTCTATTTCTCCAATTAGATGAAACAATTGGAGCTTGGGGAGAGCTAGAATTAATTACATTTTAA
- a CDS encoding glycosyltransferase family 4 protein, with product MSQQKPCIALYLPRFSIYGGVERFAYNLAAYLNKNNFKVIFICARKEISPPPNVKIICTGRPPLSKIGKMSWYAFFAQKIKNQIHADIHFSLGKTLSQDIVRVGGGPLKIFWELSQKAYPGFEKKIKILRRKLSPANQLTFWLEKKQFTQAKKIICVSDHVKEWLLKAYPHIPLNKITVIYNLPDLNKFYPQPMRKTTFRKKYNLPLNKKIILTVATNFKLKGIEYLIKSLKYLPTNYCLAVAGKRNASSYLKLSKKLNLTKRVFFLGQVKEIESLYPACDLFVLNSFYDACSNALLEAMACGLTAISSIFNGSSVFLNSNNLINDPANPQHIANVIQNACFIPLKIPSNLNIGLKPYKQIIESLL from the coding sequence ATGTCTCAACAAAAACCTTGTATAGCTCTTTACCTTCCTCGTTTCAGTATCTATGGCGGAGTTGAGCGTTTTGCTTACAATTTGGCAGCTTATCTAAATAAAAATAATTTTAAGGTTATTTTTATTTGTGCCCGTAAAGAGATATCCCCTCCCCCAAACGTTAAAATTATTTGTACAGGTAGGCCTCCTCTTTCCAAAATAGGTAAAATGAGTTGGTATGCTTTTTTTGCCCAAAAAATAAAAAACCAAATCCATGCAGATATTCATTTTAGTTTAGGTAAAACTTTATCTCAGGATATTGTTAGGGTTGGAGGAGGACCTCTCAAAATATTTTGGGAATTGAGTCAAAAAGCCTACCCTGGCTTTGAAAAAAAAATTAAAATACTTCGACGTAAACTCTCTCCTGCCAATCAACTAACTTTTTGGTTAGAAAAAAAACAGTTTACTCAAGCTAAAAAAATTATTTGCGTCTCTGATCATGTAAAAGAATGGCTTCTTAAAGCCTATCCACACATTCCCTTAAATAAAATCACAGTTATCTATAATCTCCCAGATCTAAACAAATTTTATCCTCAACCCATGCGAAAAACTACTTTTAGAAAAAAGTACAACCTACCCTTAAATAAAAAAATTATTCTAACGGTTGCTACTAACTTTAAATTAAAGGGAATAGAATATTTAATAAAAAGTTTAAAATATCTACCGACCAATTACTGTTTAGCTGTAGCAGGTAAAAGAAATGCATCTAGTTATCTAAAACTTTCTAAAAAATTAAATCTAACCAAAAGGGTATTTTTCTTAGGACAAGTTAAAGAAATAGAATCTCTTTATCCTGCTTGTGACTTATTTGTTCTAAATTCTTTTTATGATGCGTGTTCTAATGCACTCTTAGAAGCCATGGCTTGTGGTCTTACTGCTATTTCTTCTATTTTTAATGGTAGTTCGGTCTTTTTAAATAGCAATAATTTAATAAATGACCCTGCTAACCCTCAACACATAGCGAATGTTATTCAAAATGCTTGTTTCATTCCCCTTAAAATTCCTTCTAACTTAAATATAGGGCTAAAACCATACAAACAAATAATAGAAAGTCTATTATGA
- the argB gene encoding acetylglutamate kinase — translation MEESLKAKILLEALPYIKDFYGRTVVIKYGGHAMIDEELKSSFALNIVLLKYIGVNPVVVHGGGPQIGKMLKQLNIPSHFKEGFRITDDATMDVVEMVLVGKVNKEIVNLVNLKGGKAVGLSGKDGFLIKARKLEMIIDKKNAPPEIIDLGKVGEVVSVNTALINSLQKEGFIPILAPVGVDESGETYNINADYVASAVASSLKATKLILLTDVPGILNENGDVISSLTKRQSIELLDKGIIKGGMIPKVKCCLEALEEGVEKTHIIDGRLENSIILEMFTKAGIGTQIVS, via the coding sequence ATGGAAGAAAGTTTAAAAGCCAAAATTTTATTAGAAGCCCTTCCTTATATTAAAGATTTTTATGGCCGTACTGTGGTGATAAAGTATGGTGGCCACGCAATGATAGATGAAGAACTTAAATCTAGTTTTGCTCTAAATATTGTTTTGTTAAAATATATTGGAGTAAATCCTGTTGTTGTTCATGGAGGGGGGCCGCAGATAGGAAAAATGTTAAAACAGCTTAATATTCCCTCTCATTTTAAGGAAGGCTTTAGAATAACAGATGATGCCACTATGGATGTGGTAGAGATGGTGTTAGTTGGAAAGGTTAACAAAGAAATAGTTAACTTAGTTAATTTAAAGGGCGGGAAAGCTGTTGGTTTATCAGGTAAAGATGGTTTTTTAATCAAGGCTAGAAAGTTGGAGATGATCATAGATAAAAAAAATGCTCCACCTGAAATTATTGATTTAGGAAAAGTAGGTGAAGTTGTTTCTGTGAATACTGCTCTTATTAATTCTTTGCAAAAGGAAGGTTTTATTCCCATTTTAGCACCTGTTGGAGTTGATGAAAGTGGAGAGACTTATAATATAAATGCTGATTATGTTGCTAGTGCAGTAGCTAGTAGCTTAAAGGCGACAAAGTTAATTTTGTTAACAGATGTTCCAGGTATTTTAAATGAGAATGGGGATGTAATTTCTTCTTTAACAAAACGACAAAGTATAGAATTATTGGATAAAGGTATTATCAAGGGTGGTATGATACCAAAAGTAAAATGTTGTTTAGAGGCTTTAGAAGAAGGGGTAGAGAAAACTCATATTATAGATGGAAGGTTAGAGAATTCTATTATTTTAGAGATGTTTACCAAAGCTGGCATAGGTACGCAAATAGTTAGTTAA
- a CDS encoding PD-(D/E)XK nuclease family protein, with amino-acid sequence MAEHYIVPSEQTFLLQLANYLIKLSDLQDICVVLPSRRAGLFLRYYLGKLQQKEFLLPRIYSIEDFINEQSIQILPYRLIDCYEFIGICAEVLRKYENLNLSFAWMRFLYDLFEEVEQELVFPENIQFFFEGQETVNCFLKNFSNIYRDIKKCLDKRLKNTLGMRFRLISENLDLLKKNLKNFKIILAGFFALTKAERHIFKHLIVEHDAVSFWETEGSNIHSILKREFSFLGINPKIISKDVSKDSPDYEFWVGPDFHTILNKLPKCLELSKNPDNEAILVADSNLLLPLLSVLPNENVNFTMGYSLSWTSFFSFLLFLGEVVKYVQGNAIRVQDIEALLTHGYIKAINVESALYLKKIITQVPREYIDLEFIRGKIILKEHFEFYLNLERNFLEPVLKLAEQKKINLNQIVLVWNKILLSVFDIVKHIPEEFSFFKRCYKLWEKEILVKISKSILGEQKLLVNEAVDFILEWLNSIFLTLKGEPLKGLQVLGLLESRLLSFKKLYVLGAQEGSLPSFKQQNPLFPEEIRKAIGLPSKEHHEVLQNYHFKRLVSSCKKVYFLYTENFSTTSYETKSMPSRYIEEAIWQEEKNNKKPEIKILDIKLKNFDLNLFSGIKKKKEDKEKIYNLLAQNVSATLLNHYLRCPLSFYFRYILGVLTSQISESLEIGKVVHQILFSYFLPYKEREGFDFKFDLNKLKESINNVLENDSFFQNIEQQRTFFIKKTILSRISNYLIWLEKLSKNSKIKILDLEKEFQFSFKSNVLNKKIMLIGKVDRLERRDDDLYVLDYKTGNIKFNKNLFLENKEINFSFLQEKKFDFQLPIYIYLIANNYNEYPIFSNYVLLSNFEIKERSFFKLNEYPKQIEFESRLSRYIDIVIEHMLESEEFSPTMDSRNCLFCSYFYLCPVGR; translated from the coding sequence ATGGCAGAACATTATATTGTCCCTTCTGAACAAACTTTCTTGCTTCAGTTAGCCAATTATTTGATTAAGTTATCTGATTTGCAAGATATATGTGTAGTTTTGCCATCTAGGCGTGCTGGTTTGTTTCTGCGTTATTATTTAGGAAAACTGCAACAAAAAGAGTTTTTATTGCCAAGGATTTATTCTATAGAAGACTTTATTAATGAGCAATCTATACAAATTTTACCTTATCGTTTAATTGATTGTTATGAGTTTATAGGTATTTGTGCAGAAGTTTTAAGAAAATATGAAAATTTAAATTTATCTTTTGCTTGGATGAGATTTTTATATGATTTGTTTGAAGAAGTAGAACAAGAATTAGTTTTTCCTGAAAATATACAATTTTTTTTTGAAGGACAAGAAACAGTTAATTGTTTTTTAAAAAATTTTTCCAATATATATAGAGATATCAAGAAGTGTTTAGATAAACGTTTAAAAAATACTCTTGGCATGAGGTTTAGATTAATAAGTGAAAATCTTGATTTATTAAAAAAAAATTTAAAGAATTTTAAAATTATTTTAGCAGGTTTTTTTGCTTTAACAAAAGCAGAAAGACATATTTTTAAACATCTTATAGTTGAACATGATGCAGTAAGTTTTTGGGAAACAGAAGGAAGTAACATTCATTCTATTTTAAAAAGAGAGTTTTCTTTTTTAGGTATTAATCCTAAAATCATTTCTAAAGATGTTTCAAAAGATTCTCCTGACTATGAATTTTGGGTGGGACCTGATTTTCATACCATATTAAATAAACTTCCAAAATGTTTAGAATTATCTAAAAATCCAGATAATGAGGCTATTCTAGTAGCAGATTCTAATTTATTACTTCCTTTGTTATCTGTTTTACCTAATGAGAATGTAAATTTTACTATGGGGTATTCATTAAGTTGGACTTCTTTTTTTTCTTTTCTTCTTTTTTTAGGAGAAGTTGTTAAATATGTGCAAGGAAATGCGATAAGAGTTCAAGATATAGAGGCTTTATTAACTCATGGATATATAAAGGCTATTAATGTTGAATCTGCGTTGTATTTAAAAAAAATTATCACACAAGTTCCTAGAGAGTATATAGATTTAGAATTTATAAGAGGAAAAATCATACTAAAGGAACACTTTGAATTTTATTTAAATCTTGAACGCAATTTTTTAGAGCCAGTACTTAAATTAGCAGAACAGAAAAAAATAAACCTGAACCAAATAGTATTGGTTTGGAATAAAATTCTTTTAAGTGTTTTCGATATAGTTAAACATATACCAGAAGAATTTTCTTTTTTTAAGCGGTGTTATAAACTTTGGGAAAAAGAGATACTGGTAAAAATTTCTAAAAGTATTTTGGGAGAACAAAAACTTTTAGTAAATGAGGCTGTGGATTTTATTTTAGAATGGCTAAATAGTATTTTTTTAACTTTAAAAGGTGAGCCTTTAAAAGGATTGCAAGTTTTGGGTCTTTTAGAAAGTAGACTTTTAAGTTTTAAAAAATTGTATGTTTTGGGGGCTCAGGAAGGGAGTTTGCCATCTTTTAAGCAACAGAATCCTTTATTTCCTGAGGAAATAAGGAAAGCAATAGGTCTGCCTTCAAAAGAGCATCATGAAGTTTTGCAAAATTATCATTTTAAGAGATTGGTAAGTTCATGTAAAAAAGTTTATTTTCTTTATACTGAAAATTTTTCTACTACTTCTTATGAAACAAAGAGTATGCCATCTAGATATATAGAAGAGGCTATATGGCAGGAAGAAAAAAATAATAAAAAACCTGAGATAAAAATTTTGGATATTAAGTTAAAAAATTTTGATTTAAATTTATTTTCTGGAATTAAAAAAAAGAAAGAAGATAAAGAAAAGATTTATAATCTTCTTGCTCAAAATGTTTCAGCTACACTTCTAAACCATTATCTACGTTGTCCTCTTAGTTTTTATTTTCGTTATATTTTAGGAGTTTTAACTTCGCAAATTTCAGAATCTTTAGAAATAGGTAAAGTTGTTCATCAAATACTCTTTTCATATTTTTTACCTTACAAAGAAAGAGAGGGTTTTGATTTTAAATTTGATTTAAATAAATTAAAAGAGTCTATAAATAATGTTTTAGAAAATGATTCTTTTTTTCAAAATATTGAACAACAGAGGACCTTTTTTATTAAAAAGACTATTTTATCTAGGATATCTAATTATTTAATATGGTTAGAAAAGTTGAGTAAAAATAGCAAAATAAAAATTTTGGACTTAGAAAAAGAATTTCAGTTTTCTTTTAAAAGTAATGTTTTAAATAAAAAAATAATGTTAATTGGTAAAGTAGATAGGTTGGAAAGAAGAGATGATGACCTATATGTTCTTGATTATAAAACTGGAAACATTAAGTTTAACAAAAATTTATTTTTGGAAAATAAAGAAATAAACTTTTCTTTTTTACAAGAAAAGAAATTTGATTTTCAACTGCCTATTTATATATATTTAATAGCGAATAATTATAACGAATATCCTATTTTTTCTAATTATGTTTTATTATCTAATTTTGAGATAAAAGAAAGATCTTTTTTTAAATTAAATGAGTATCCAAAACAAATAGAGTTTGAATCACGGCTGTCAAGATATATAGATATAGTTATAGAACATATGTTAGAGAGTGAGGAGTTTTCACCAACTATGGATTCTAGAAATTGTTTGTTTTGCAGTTATTTTTATCTTTGTCCTGTCGGTCGATAA